One part of the Paenibacillus silvisoli genome encodes these proteins:
- a CDS encoding sugar phosphate isomerase/epimerase family protein, with amino-acid sequence MNSPKLGLIGIMHEEMKADLWGTLRRIAEIGYKGIEGAELLLPGDTAENVRRFKDLGLHAITFSASRESLRGELDSVIANAKAVGSSNVTVWWAPCSSKEELLQDAELYNAAGARLAEEGIKLCYHNHDHEFLNVFNGVSAMDILVEYTDPKSVFFEMDVAWITMGKADPVQVLRKMAGRVPSIHLKDVYDTNQKGCWTTVGTGVVDLAGSIRAAAETGVEWMVVEQDELRNLSPYETITASYLNLKEAGLL; translated from the coding sequence ATGAACTCACCGAAGCTAGGTCTGATCGGCATTATGCATGAAGAGATGAAAGCGGATTTATGGGGGACGCTCCGCCGGATCGCGGAGATCGGTTATAAAGGGATCGAAGGCGCGGAATTGCTGCTGCCCGGCGATACGGCGGAAAATGTCCGCCGCTTCAAGGATCTCGGCCTGCACGCCATTACGTTCAGCGCAAGCCGCGAGTCGCTGCGCGGCGAGCTCGATTCGGTCATTGCGAACGCGAAGGCGGTCGGGTCCTCTAACGTGACCGTATGGTGGGCGCCGTGCAGCTCCAAGGAAGAGCTGCTGCAGGATGCGGAGCTGTACAACGCGGCAGGGGCAAGGCTGGCGGAGGAAGGCATCAAGCTCTGCTACCACAATCACGATCACGAGTTTCTGAATGTGTTTAACGGCGTGTCCGCCATGGATATTTTAGTGGAATATACCGATCCCAAGTCCGTTTTCTTCGAAATGGACGTCGCCTGGATTACGATGGGCAAAGCCGATCCGGTTCAAGTGCTGCGCAAAATGGCCGGCCGCGTGCCTTCCATCCATCTGAAGGACGTATACGATACGAACCAAAAAGGCTGCTGGACGACCGTCGGCACGGGCGTTGTCGATCTCGCAGGCTCGATTCGCGCGGCAGCGGAAACCGGCGTGGAATGGATGGTCGTCGAACAGGACGAGCTGCGCAATCTGTCGCCATATGAAACCATAACGGCCAGCTATTTGAACTTGAAAGAAGCGGGGCTTCTTTAA
- the yyaC gene encoding spore protease YyaC, with the protein MGTRAKMRKHRSVDPVARERAGIEGVEALLRKAAEREHDRSKVVFVCIGTDCSTGDSFGPWVGLLLKEAGWPHVVGTLEQPCDADRYEALIGGISPEMTIIAIDASLGKKDGTPSYMIAEGPLFPAQAVGKRLPPIGDYSIAGIVAPHSVKPYWAIQHASLYEVMGMARSVADTINRVWPEA; encoded by the coding sequence ATGGGAACTCGGGCCAAAATGCGCAAACATCGAAGTGTCGACCCGGTTGCCCGCGAGCGTGCCGGCATCGAAGGCGTTGAGGCGCTGCTGCGCAAGGCGGCGGAACGGGAGCATGATCGCTCCAAGGTGGTCTTCGTCTGCATCGGCACGGACTGCTCGACCGGCGACTCGTTCGGCCCTTGGGTTGGCTTGCTGCTTAAGGAAGCCGGCTGGCCGCACGTCGTGGGGACGCTGGAGCAGCCTTGCGATGCCGACCGGTACGAGGCGTTGATCGGCGGCATTTCGCCGGAGATGACAATCATTGCGATCGACGCCAGTCTAGGCAAAAAAGACGGGACGCCCAGCTATATGATCGCCGAAGGCCCGCTGTTTCCGGCGCAAGCGGTCGGCAAACGGCTGCCGCCGATCGGCGATTACAGCATTGCGGGCATTGTCGCGCCGCACAGCGTCAAGCCGTACTGGGCGATTCAGCACGCCTCGCTATATGAAGTGATGGGGATGGCTCGCTCTGTGGCGGATACAATAAATAGGGTATGGCCGGAAGCTTGA
- a CDS encoding alpha/beta fold hydrolase, protein MTKKQLSLANNVFQLPGGETIAYYDSAPQSGESAAAAIVLLHGFCGSSAYWAEVVPALAACGRVIAPDLRGHGGSSAPRQSPYEMERFAEDLLLLARELGLAPFHLFGHSLGGYVSLAFAERQPELLKSFGLVHSTAKPDSEEAKGNRDKAAASLLADGIGPFVEGLVPKLFAPEHRTSMTDAVTHIVEIGRGTSAAGAAATALGMKARPDRTAVLEGLDVPRLLVAGSEDAVIAPANTFTVDGPHVTQSLLEGSGHMSMIEAPEQLAGELISFLKSV, encoded by the coding sequence ATGACGAAGAAGCAGCTTTCTCTGGCCAATAACGTTTTTCAACTGCCGGGCGGCGAAACGATCGCCTATTATGATTCCGCGCCTCAATCAGGCGAGTCGGCAGCAGCAGCCATCGTGCTGCTGCACGGATTTTGCGGGAGCTCCGCCTACTGGGCGGAGGTTGTTCCGGCGCTGGCGGCCTGCGGCCGGGTCATCGCCCCGGATTTGCGCGGGCATGGGGGCAGCTCGGCGCCTCGGCAATCCCCCTATGAGATGGAGCGGTTTGCGGAGGATTTGCTGCTGCTTGCGCGAGAGCTCGGCCTAGCGCCGTTTCATCTATTCGGCCACTCGCTAGGCGGTTATGTATCGCTCGCATTTGCGGAGCGGCAGCCGGAGCTGCTGAAGTCGTTCGGACTTGTCCATTCCACGGCAAAGCCGGACAGCGAGGAAGCAAAAGGAAACCGAGACAAAGCGGCTGCATCGCTGCTCGCCGACGGAATCGGTCCATTCGTCGAAGGGCTGGTGCCAAAGCTGTTCGCGCCGGAGCATCGGACGTCGATGACGGATGCCGTCACGCATATCGTGGAGATCGGCCGCGGCACTTCGGCAGCCGGAGCGGCCGCGACGGCGCTTGGCATGAAGGCGCGCCCGGATCGAACGGCGGTGCTGGAGGGTCTGGATGTGCCTCGTCTGCTCGTCGCGGGCTCCGAGGATGCGGTCATCGCCCCGGCGAATACGTTCACGGTGGACGGTCCGCATGTGACGCAGTCCCTGCTGGAAGGCTCCGGACATATGAGCATGATCGAAGCGCCGGAACAGCTGGCTGGCGAATTGATCAGCTTCCTGAAGTCGGTTTAA
- a CDS encoding DUF6483 family protein: protein MFQRDYFMRMIEQMGQVVGQVMGLKQQRKHEEALLVIDELLDRQFRMNGKLIRQLSDADIVRLMTTNGVVETANLHAIALLIKEESELLTELGRPEQGFPLRLKAFHLFMRLAIMDAPALLRTPTEEAAELDAELGVYELPRDTKLLMWEWHETDGRYDEAENVLHELLEDGAVSGGEAVDFYRRLLLLPDETLAKGGLPRDEVNDGLERILNELTEA from the coding sequence ATGTTTCAACGGGATTATTTTATGCGGATGATCGAGCAAATGGGTCAGGTGGTTGGCCAAGTAATGGGGCTGAAGCAGCAGCGCAAGCATGAGGAGGCGCTGCTTGTCATCGACGAGCTGCTCGACCGGCAGTTTCGGATGAACGGGAAGCTGATCCGGCAGCTGTCGGATGCGGATATCGTGCGTCTGATGACGACGAACGGCGTCGTCGAAACGGCGAACCTGCATGCCATCGCGCTGCTGATTAAGGAAGAATCCGAGCTGCTGACGGAGCTCGGCAGACCTGAGCAAGGATTTCCGCTGCGGTTAAAAGCGTTCCATCTCTTCATGAGGCTGGCGATTATGGACGCCCCGGCGCTGCTGCGCACGCCGACGGAGGAAGCCGCGGAGCTCGACGCGGAGCTCGGCGTCTACGAGCTGCCGCGGGATACGAAGCTGCTGATGTGGGAATGGCATGAAACGGACGGCCGGTATGACGAAGCCGAGAACGTGCTGCATGAGCTGCTGGAAGACGGCGCCGTAAGCGGCGGGGAGGCGGTTGATTTCTACCGCAGGCTGCTGCTGCTGCCGGATGAGACGCTCGCGAAAGGCGGTTTGCCTCGCGATGAGGTGAACGATGGATTGGAACGGATTTTGAACGAGTTGACGGAAGCTTAG
- a CDS encoding class I SAM-dependent methyltransferase: MESKEQWKSELRQWVEGGQLRQATFSQLRSKEGGAPAKTVIRPIELKGALHYQFQYYIDNKVTHENIPQPEAAERIASWLEQHYKQALFKTNDADVQILFSKKGKASVVTKPATAKQDTESLTHNRQKQRVVQEGEAAPFMVELGIMTKDGQVIAKKQDKFRQINRFLEMVTDVLPHLPADRELTIVDFGCGKSYLTFALYHLLAVKQQRRISVVGLDLKADVIAFCSELAHKLGYDNLKFQVGDISQYKDQSSVDMVVTLHACDTATDAALVKAVEWGASVILSVPCCQHELFRQIRNDAMAPLLSHGLLKERFSALATDAIRAQLLEVVGYRTQLLEFIDPEHTPKNMLIRAVRASGGSAETERKWREYLVFRDMLQVTPYLEKALGERLPQG, translated from the coding sequence ATGGAGAGCAAGGAGCAATGGAAATCGGAATTGAGGCAATGGGTAGAAGGCGGGCAGCTGCGGCAAGCCACCTTCAGCCAGCTCCGCAGCAAGGAAGGCGGAGCGCCTGCCAAAACGGTCATCAGACCGATCGAGCTGAAAGGGGCGCTACATTATCAATTTCAATATTACATCGATAATAAAGTGACCCACGAGAACATCCCGCAGCCGGAGGCGGCCGAACGCATCGCCTCATGGCTCGAGCAGCATTACAAGCAGGCGCTGTTCAAGACGAACGACGCGGATGTACAAATCCTGTTCTCGAAGAAAGGCAAAGCGTCGGTCGTCACGAAGCCGGCAACGGCAAAGCAGGATACCGAGTCGCTGACCCATAACAGACAGAAGCAGCGCGTCGTGCAGGAAGGCGAAGCGGCGCCGTTCATGGTGGAGCTCGGCATCATGACGAAGGACGGCCAAGTGATCGCGAAGAAGCAGGATAAGTTCCGTCAGATCAACCGGTTTCTGGAGATGGTGACGGATGTCCTTCCGCACTTGCCGGCCGATCGGGAGCTTACCATCGTAGACTTCGGCTGCGGCAAGTCATACTTGACGTTCGCGCTCTATCACCTGCTAGCGGTGAAGCAGCAGCGGCGAATTTCGGTCGTAGGCTTGGACTTGAAGGCCGACGTCATCGCGTTTTGCTCGGAGCTAGCGCATAAGCTTGGCTATGACAACCTGAAATTCCAGGTCGGAGATATATCGCAATACAAGGATCAATCCAGCGTCGATATGGTCGTTACGCTGCATGCCTGCGACACGGCGACGGATGCCGCGCTCGTTAAGGCGGTGGAATGGGGAGCATCGGTCATTCTGTCGGTACCGTGCTGCCAGCACGAGCTGTTCCGTCAAATCCGCAACGATGCGATGGCGCCGCTGCTCTCGCACGGCCTGCTGAAGGAGCGGTTCTCCGCGCTGGCGACGGATGCGATCCGCGCTCAATTACTCGAGGTGGTTGGCTACCGGACGCAGCTGCTCGAGTTTATCGATCCGGAGCATACGCCGAAAAACATGCTCATACGCGCCGTCCGCGCTTCGGGAGGATCGGCCGAGACGGAACGCAAATGGCGGGAGTATCTTGTTTTCCGCGATATGCTGCAGGTGACGCCTTATTTGGAGAAAGCGCTTGGCGAGCGTCTGCCCCAGGGCTGA
- a CDS encoding histidine kinase N-terminal 7TM domain-containing diguanylate cyclase, producing MELMTGLDLSLFLFLFAIFIYVFATNIITTQHKVYLLFHFFMMIWPLGQVGVHTTDQPHLQILYINTSFVGLSMLGFGWLLFTKFLVNVTYRPSRKALMLMLMPSLLVSAGVIWNPWHAFISTVNDGYEQRTYGPIFWAMVIVLLSYYVYSLRILLKAFRTRQLPQDRVRIANAITGIIIMVAFPLLDLMLNVVFDPWLPVIPGLTSLGIVLSDLYFVFSLKKHRSLDLVKIAQQDVMDTLSVGIIVLDEHDHVIEMNQVVNPRLQVAVGELLDLEEMLAGFTIDPANEEAFLHAYRTSPSQRIQTEITLEYDSSLKQYFSLHVGPIIVNGRRIGKVVTFQDISELKCHILKSQEHNASLQERNRALIYMQDELFQANRKLEQMAITDSLTGCYNRRFLMQQLEHEVLTNIRYKIPFALLLFDIDLFKLVNDTYGHVVGDEVIRRTADAVRSSLRRTDILARYGGEEFTVYLPHTNKEQAEMLAQRIREVVENNEIAIGRGRAPVSVTISMGMLVVEEQSDLQLDDVKGYLRDLFSKVDSALYRAKDNGRNRVVNL from the coding sequence ATGGAACTGATGACAGGGCTGGATTTAAGCCTATTTCTTTTTTTATTCGCCATTTTCATCTATGTGTTTGCTACCAACATCATTACGACCCAGCATAAAGTCTACCTGCTCTTCCACTTCTTCATGATGATATGGCCGCTTGGCCAGGTCGGCGTCCACACGACAGATCAACCACACCTCCAGATCCTTTACATAAATACTTCCTTTGTCGGGTTATCGATGCTAGGCTTCGGTTGGCTCCTGTTTACGAAATTTTTGGTGAATGTCACCTATAGGCCGAGCCGAAAAGCGCTTATGCTCATGCTGATGCCGTCGCTGCTCGTTTCAGCCGGCGTCATTTGGAATCCTTGGCATGCGTTTATATCAACCGTGAACGACGGGTATGAGCAGCGGACATACGGGCCGATATTTTGGGCGATGGTCATCGTTTTGCTATCCTACTACGTCTACTCCCTGCGCATTCTGTTGAAAGCGTTCCGCACGCGCCAGCTGCCGCAGGACCGTGTTCGCATTGCCAATGCCATTACCGGGATCATCATTATGGTGGCGTTTCCGCTGCTTGATTTGATGCTGAACGTGGTGTTCGACCCGTGGCTGCCGGTTATTCCCGGCCTGACGTCGCTCGGAATCGTGCTCTCGGATCTCTACTTCGTGTTTTCGCTGAAAAAGCACCGTTCGCTCGATTTGGTCAAAATCGCTCAGCAGGATGTGATGGATACGCTTTCCGTCGGCATCATCGTGCTGGACGAGCATGATCATGTCATCGAAATGAATCAAGTCGTCAATCCGCGGCTTCAGGTCGCAGTCGGCGAGCTGCTGGATTTGGAAGAAATGCTTGCCGGCTTCACGATCGATCCGGCGAATGAGGAAGCTTTTCTGCATGCGTATCGGACGAGCCCTTCGCAGCGCATCCAAACGGAGATTACGCTGGAGTACGATTCGTCGCTCAAGCAGTATTTCTCGCTCCATGTCGGCCCGATCATCGTGAACGGCAGGCGCATCGGGAAAGTGGTGACCTTCCAGGATATATCGGAGCTGAAATGCCATATCCTGAAGTCGCAGGAGCACAATGCCTCGCTGCAGGAACGAAACCGGGCGCTCATCTATATGCAGGACGAGCTGTTCCAGGCCAATCGGAAGCTGGAGCAAATGGCGATTACGGACAGCTTGACCGGCTGCTATAATCGCAGGTTTCTCATGCAGCAGCTGGAGCACGAGGTGCTGACGAACATCCGTTACAAAATTCCGTTCGCGCTCCTCCTGTTCGATATCGATCTGTTCAAGCTTGTTAACGATACGTACGGCCACGTCGTCGGCGACGAGGTCATCCGGCGAACGGCGGACGCGGTGCGAAGCTCGCTGCGCAGAACCGATATATTGGCGCGGTACGGCGGCGAAGAATTTACGGTCTACCTGCCGCACACGAACAAGGAGCAGGCGGAGATGCTGGCTCAGCGCATACGCGAGGTCGTAGAGAACAACGAAATTGCGATCGGGCGCGGACGCGCGCCGGTATCGGTCACGATCAGCATGGGAATGCTGGTTGTGGAAGAGCAGTCCGATCTTCAGCTGGACGACGTGAAAGGTTACTTGCGAGATTTGTTCTCGAAAGTAGACTCGGCTTTATACAGGGCCAAGGATAACGGCCGCAATCGGGTTGTCAATTTATAA
- a CDS encoding GGDEF domain-containing protein, whose amino-acid sequence MSRNGRLTACAASCGATLAAAGLCLLASKTPSPFAASIGIAVFAAITIPIGYALGLKYDRLQAAASTDSVTGVYNRRFLESIFKKLQKKALRTRKRMTVILMDVNDFKEVNDRMGHSQGDHALKLIAGALAASAERGELIGRWGGDEFMMICPYADEKGIDRVIKQIHEQLFGISVRTGLRLSVSAGYAVFPDQGTELGQLTASADKRMYAEKHVRKAQLSEPAALQA is encoded by the coding sequence ATGTCGCGTAACGGTCGTCTTACAGCATGTGCCGCATCTTGTGGAGCAACGCTAGCAGCAGCAGGTTTATGCCTACTCGCAAGTAAGACACCATCGCCATTCGCTGCTTCGATTGGTATCGCTGTTTTTGCAGCAATTACTATACCGATAGGTTACGCGCTGGGCTTAAAGTACGACCGGCTCCAGGCGGCAGCCTCTACCGACAGCGTGACCGGGGTTTATAACCGCCGCTTTCTTGAATCGATATTTAAGAAGCTGCAGAAGAAAGCGCTCCGCACCAGAAAGCGCATGACGGTTATATTAATGGATGTGAACGATTTCAAAGAAGTCAACGACCGAATGGGCCACAGCCAGGGCGATCATGCTTTGAAGCTGATTGCGGGCGCGCTGGCCGCGAGCGCGGAACGCGGCGAGCTGATCGGCAGATGGGGCGGCGATGAATTTATGATGATTTGCCCCTATGCCGACGAGAAAGGCATCGACCGTGTCATTAAGCAAATCCATGAGCAGTTATTCGGTATTTCCGTTCGGACCGGATTGCGCCTGTCGGTATCGGCCGGATATGCCGTCTTCCCGGATCAGGGAACGGAGTTAGGCCAGCTGACGGCATCCGCCGATAAAAGAATGTATGCCGAGAAGCATGTCCGCAAAGCGCAGCTGAGCGAACCGGCGGCGCTGCAGGCATAG
- a CDS encoding HD-GYP domain-containing protein: MRKVHIGSVKPGEKLARPIFQENGNILLGAGMELNQRFIDRLEGLGIDMLYIDDPLTEGLEPTTAIQDNTRKAASEAIYKTMNGLMDQPVTKGRTIAPELGRTFRKVFGDIVQDLIRREEVMVSLTNIHVADSYLFQHSLNVTILAGIIGLAKGYNRMQLEELGMGALLFDIGMTRLPKEILTKTTALTASERSIMEKHTEEGFNILRAQHDISLLSAHCALQHHERFDGSGYPRKLKRDEIHEYAQIVAIADVYDALTSPRPHRRRYTPSEAIEFLFAAGNTYFQLDLIKLFCKHISIYPVATTVLLSSGQAAVVAMNDPLAVHRPIVRVIREADGSPPVSAYQIDLKNEHSLMIVKEL, encoded by the coding sequence ATGAGAAAGGTTCATATTGGCTCCGTTAAGCCGGGAGAAAAGCTGGCTCGCCCCATTTTTCAGGAGAATGGAAATATTTTGTTAGGCGCCGGCATGGAGCTGAACCAACGGTTTATCGACCGGTTGGAAGGCTTAGGCATCGATATGCTCTACATCGATGATCCCTTGACCGAAGGATTGGAGCCGACGACGGCTATTCAAGACAATACCCGGAAAGCGGCGTCGGAAGCGATTTACAAAACGATGAACGGCTTGATGGATCAGCCGGTTACGAAAGGCAGGACCATCGCGCCGGAGCTTGGCCGCACCTTCCGCAAAGTATTCGGCGACATCGTGCAGGACCTGATTCGGCGCGAGGAAGTGATGGTCAGTCTGACCAATATCCACGTGGCCGATAGCTACCTCTTCCAGCATTCGTTGAACGTGACGATACTAGCCGGCATCATTGGCCTGGCCAAAGGCTACAACCGGATGCAGCTCGAGGAGCTGGGGATGGGCGCACTGCTCTTCGATATCGGGATGACGCGGCTGCCGAAAGAGATTTTGACGAAGACGACGGCGCTTACGGCCAGCGAGCGGAGCATCATGGAGAAGCATACCGAGGAAGGGTTCAACATCCTACGCGCGCAGCATGACATCAGCCTGCTGTCCGCGCACTGCGCGCTGCAGCATCACGAGCGGTTCGACGGCTCCGGCTATCCGCGCAAGCTGAAGCGAGACGAGATCCACGAGTACGCCCAAATCGTGGCGATTGCGGACGTCTACGACGCGCTGACGTCGCCGAGGCCGCACCGCAGACGGTATACGCCTTCCGAAGCGATCGAGTTTCTGTTCGCGGCCGGAAACACGTATTTTCAACTAGACTTGATCAAGCTGTTCTGCAAACATATTTCGATCTATCCCGTGGCAACAACGGTATTGCTGAGCTCCGGCCAAGCAGCCGTCGTTGCGATGAACGACCCGCTCGCCGTTCACCGGCCGATCGTGCGCGTCATTCGGGAAGCGGACGGCTCTCCGCCGGTATCGGCCTATCAGATTGACCTCAAGAATGAACACAGTCTTATGATCGTGAAAGAATTGTAG
- a CDS encoding PilZ domain-containing protein: protein MSGNKERIKEQYGKPAFALKALLHSRTVVEKEGYVSTGVLSHAEGEMMEIELSEFKNFELGDPVHLTVYSPVGIHRLQTTIIAKAEGAVAVLFTSRLLSGLEEKRDSPRVEVNLKGTLTRTLTQEVERSNGEKTVVDIEDRFDITVRNISDTGVGFILMTGESLQIGETLMASLAIGSKFDCQLEIIRKDDSGDVIYYGARLHDLDQLRQRALRAFLLKAQVEAYFKGKQERSGAKGARK, encoded by the coding sequence ATGTCAGGCAACAAGGAACGCATCAAAGAACAATATGGCAAGCCTGCTTTCGCGTTGAAGGCATTGCTGCACAGCCGAACCGTGGTCGAGAAGGAAGGGTACGTCTCGACGGGCGTGCTCTCCCATGCGGAAGGCGAGATGATGGAGATCGAATTGTCCGAGTTCAAAAATTTTGAGCTCGGCGATCCGGTCCATCTCACCGTCTACTCGCCTGTCGGCATCCATCGGCTGCAAACCACGATCATTGCGAAAGCGGAAGGCGCCGTTGCCGTTCTATTTACGAGCCGACTGTTGTCTGGTTTAGAGGAAAAGCGGGACTCGCCTCGGGTTGAAGTCAATCTGAAAGGCACCCTTACGCGCACGCTCACCCAAGAAGTCGAGCGGTCGAACGGCGAGAAAACGGTGGTCGATATCGAGGACCGCTTCGACATTACCGTCCGCAACATCAGCGATACGGGCGTTGGGTTCATCTTGATGACCGGCGAGTCGCTGCAAATTGGCGAAACGCTGATGGCGTCTCTGGCAATCGGCAGCAAGTTCGACTGTCAGCTGGAAATTATCCGGAAGGACGACAGCGGCGACGTTATTTATTACGGCGCTCGCCTGCATGATCTGGATCAGCTGCGCCAGCGCGCGCTTCGGGCGTTTCTGCTGAAGGCGCAGGTCGAGGCGTACTTTAAAGGGAAGCAGGAGCGGTCGGGGGCGAAGGGCGCCAGAAAATAG
- a CDS encoding O-antigen ligase family protein — protein sequence MEKLRTGLAALAVTVLLAVTAYRYGMFFDTEFYRWEWIIIAVCGCSMAASAAARMMMRGKEESRPFWPVPKSAYALLAIATLYVLALTHHPASYLGSIEQAMRWSAYSAFAIALYGWFGGAGVGNSADAGVSATATATATVNSIARTRSSARKRAKKERRVWLGAALQVSGAIVLWGALAGWMGWIAFPDIVMTTDDVRLSAVGARLSGFMQYPNALGAIAGAYLLFYFILVTTRVRSVFSFLAAAAGMVPAVLVLLLTESRGAWLVTAAVWLGGLLLLRKQERVAWLFYSGLALIGGGAAYRAVVNAGTRGLGVASEGEAAGSALPSGANAMESVLLLLICMAAPAVFLALRQLLLKGNAKLLGRLAWGGWLAGLAGMVVLLPAVLQGRLSGRFQTAGARGMFYQDAWQLFKEAPLLGRGGDAWRMLFTQVQSAPYVGNEVHSGYIEIALDLGIVGLLVFAFVGLALMRGVWRRDRIGLLPIGVLLLHAVVDFDMSYGYYWLLLLGWIVYFSCARSGVPAQGGAIGEGRAVAGGSITPPLWLRRLRPAMLAAAVAGLAAAAVLGVRLDRAVQYREAAAAASGTAQAAALRAALESNPYWTRIRLELAALAPPPERAVLLAAGLRYEPQSVPLLWALGQLAAERSDVRGAAHDLRLALRYDRYDRDKQTEAVVTMAQLAEGMRAAARLEDARLAAETAVAIFEDYEAQKRYPGVNGRKFAVTKEALAAADQSRQLLQQLSQTGK from the coding sequence GTGGAAAAGTTGCGGACAGGCTTGGCCGCGTTAGCGGTAACTGTACTGCTTGCCGTCACGGCGTATCGGTACGGCATGTTTTTTGATACGGAATTTTACAGGTGGGAATGGATCATTATCGCTGTATGCGGATGCTCTATGGCGGCATCGGCAGCGGCTCGCATGATGATGCGCGGAAAGGAAGAGAGCCGTCCATTCTGGCCAGTTCCAAAGTCGGCGTACGCGTTACTTGCCATTGCGACGTTGTATGTGCTAGCGCTAACACATCATCCGGCCTCTTATTTAGGGAGCATTGAGCAGGCGATGCGCTGGTCGGCTTATTCGGCGTTTGCGATTGCGCTATATGGCTGGTTTGGTGGGGCGGGGGTCGGTAATAGTGCGGATGCAGGTGTAAGCGCAACCGCGACCGCAACCGCAACCGTTAACTCAATCGCGAGAACGAGATCGAGTGCTAGAAAACGTGCGAAGAAGGAACGCCGCGTGTGGCTCGGAGCCGCGCTCCAGGTTTCGGGGGCGATCGTGCTGTGGGGCGCGTTGGCCGGGTGGATGGGCTGGATCGCATTCCCCGATATCGTCATGACGACGGACGATGTAAGGCTTTCCGCCGTTGGCGCGCGTTTGTCGGGATTCATGCAATATCCGAATGCTTTAGGCGCGATTGCAGGCGCGTATTTGCTCTTCTACTTCATTCTTGTAACGACGCGCGTGAGGTCGGTCTTCTCGTTTCTGGCGGCCGCTGCTGGGATGGTGCCTGCCGTTCTTGTGCTGCTGTTGACCGAATCCAGAGGGGCGTGGCTCGTCACCGCGGCGGTTTGGCTCGGGGGCTTGCTGCTGCTTCGAAAGCAGGAGCGGGTTGCTTGGCTGTTCTACAGCGGCTTGGCGCTGATTGGAGGCGGGGCGGCCTATCGGGCGGTCGTGAACGCAGGTACGCGCGGTCTCGGAGTCGCTAGTGAAGGTGAGGCGGCCGGTTCGGCGCTGCCTAGCGGTGCTAACGCAATGGAGTCGGTGCTGCTGCTGCTCATTTGTATGGCTGCGCCTGCCGTGTTTCTTGCGTTGAGACAGCTGCTATTGAAGGGGAACGCGAAGCTGCTTGGCCGTTTGGCGTGGGGAGGCTGGCTTGCCGGACTAGCCGGCATGGTCGTGCTGCTGCCCGCCGTCCTGCAAGGCCGGCTCAGCGGAAGATTTCAAACTGCCGGGGCGCGCGGCATGTTTTATCAAGATGCTTGGCAGCTGTTCAAGGAAGCGCCGCTGCTCGGACGCGGCGGCGACGCATGGCGGATGCTGTTCACGCAGGTGCAGTCAGCACCATACGTTGGCAATGAAGTACATAGCGGCTATATTGAAATCGCGCTTGATCTTGGTATTGTTGGTTTACTTGTGTTCGCCTTTGTCGGCCTAGCGCTTATGCGCGGGGTATGGCGGCGCGACCGGATCGGTTTGCTGCCGATAGGCGTTCTGCTGCTGCACGCGGTTGTCGATTTTGACATGTCCTACGGGTATTATTGGCTGCTGCTGCTTGGCTGGATTGTGTATTTTTCCTGCGCGCGGAGCGGAGTGCCCGCGCAGGGTGGAGCGATCGGGGAGGGGAGAGCTGTTGCGGGCGGCAGCATCACGCCGCCGCTTTGGCTGCGCCGGCTCCGGCCCGCGATGCTCGCCGCGGCCGTCGCCGGTCTCGCCGCCGCCGCGGTGCTCGGCGTGAGGCTCGACCGCGCCGTGCAGTACCGCGAGGCGGCAGCCGCCGCCTCCGGCACTGCGCAAGCGGCCGCGCTTCGCGCGGCGCTCGAGTCGAATCCGTATTGGACGCGGATTCGACTCGAGCTCGCAGCGCTGGCACCGCCGCCGGAACGGGCGGTGCTGCTCGCGGCCGGACTGCGCTATGAGCCGCAGTCCGTGCCGCTGTTGTGGGCGCTCGGCCAGCTGGCCGCCGAGCGCAGCGATGTTCGCGGGGCGGCGCATGACCTGCGCCTCGCCCTGCGGTATGACCGGTACGACCGCGACAAGCAGACGGAAGCGGTCGTGACGATGGCGCAGCTCGCCGAAGGCATGCGAGCTGCGGCGCGCCTCGAGGACGCAAGGCTGGCTGCGGAGACGGCCGTCGCCATCTTCGAAGACTACGAGGCGCAGAAGCGGTACCCCGGCGTGAACGGCCGCAAGTTTGCCGTCACGAAAGAAGCGCTGGCGGCCGCAGACCAAAGCCGCCAGCTTCTTCAACAGCTAAGCCAAACCGGCAAATAG